A single genomic interval of Zingiber officinale cultivar Zhangliang chromosome 4A, Zo_v1.1, whole genome shotgun sequence harbors:
- the LOC121969963 gene encoding 60S ribosomal protein L8 has translation MGRVIRAQRKGAGSVFKSHTHHRKGPARFRSLDYGERNGYLKGVVTEVIHDPGRGAPLARVTFRHPFRFKLQKELFIAAEGMYTGQFVYCGRKATLMVGNVLPLRSIPEGAVVCNVEHHVGDRGVLARASGDYAIVISHNPDNGTSRIKLPSGAKKIVPSNCRAMIGQVAGGGRTEKPLLKAGNAYHKFRVKRNCWPKVRGVAMNPVEHPHGGGNHQHIGHASTVRRDAPPGQKVGLIAARRTGRLRGQAAATASKAD, from the exons TTTTCAAGTCCCACACCCACCATCGTAAGGGGCCGGCCAGGTTCCGCAGCCTCGACTACGGGGAGCGCAACGGGTACCTCAAGGGCGTGGTGACGGAGGTCATTCACGACCCCGGCCGCGGCGCACCACTTGCCCGTGTCACCTTCCGCCACCCCTTCCGCTTTAAGTTGCAGAAGGAGCTCTTCATCGCCGCCGAGGGGATGTACACTGGCCAGTTCGTTTACTGTGGTCGCAAGGCCACCCTCATGGTCGGAAACGTACTCCCCCTCCGATCCATTCCTGAGGGTGCCGTTGTCTGCAACGTGGAGCACCACGTCGGCGATCGTGGTGTCCTTGCCCGCGCTTCCGGCGACTACGCCATCGTGATTAGCCATAACCCTGACAACGGTACAAGCAG GATCAAGCTTCCCTCTGGTGCCAAAAAGATTGTTCCAAGCAACTGCCGTGCGATGATAGGACAGGTTGCGGGTGGTGGGAGAACTGAGAAGCCTCTTCTCAAGGCAGGCAATGCATACCACAAGTTCAGGGTGAAGAGAAACTGCTGGCCAAAGGTCCGTGGTGTGGCAATGAACCCTGTTGAGCATCCTCACGGAGGAGGTAATCACCAGCACATTGGTCATGCCTCTACTGTCCGCAGGGATGCTCCTCCTGGGCAGAAGGTTGGTCTCATTGCTGCAAGGAGAACAGGCCGTCTCAGGGGACAGGCTGCTGCCACTGCCTCGAAGGCAGACTAG